TCAAGGCGATCGCCGAGACCGAGGCGCCCTTCGCGGGGATGAGCTACGATTCGATCGGCATGTTCGGGCAGGAGACATGGGGCACTCAGGGATGACCGGCCCCCTGTTCGACCTCGCGGTGGCGGTCGCGCGGATCGCGGTCTTCTTCGCGTTCTGCTTCGGCCTGTTGGTCGTCATGACCTGGGTGGAGCGGAAGGGGGCGGCGTACATCCAGGATCGCCGCGGGCCCAACCGGGCCGACATTTTCGGCATCCGCGCGTGGGGGCTCTTCCACCCGCTGGCCGACGCGCTGAAGTTCCTCTTCAAGGAGGACTTCATCCCCGACAACGCCCACCGGCTCTTCTACCAGATGGCGCCGATGTTCTCGCTGGCGCCGGCGATCCTGGGGATCGCCGTCATCCCGTTCGGACCCGACGTCACGGTGATGGGACGCAGGATCGCACTGCAGATCGCGGATCTCAACGTCGGCATCCTCTACCTGTTCGCCGTCTCGGGAATGACCGTGTACGGCGTGGTCCTCGCCGGATGGGCCAGCGGGAGCAAGTACCCGCTCCTCGG
The nucleotide sequence above comes from Deltaproteobacteria bacterium. Encoded proteins:
- a CDS encoding NADH-quinone oxidoreductase subunit H, with amino-acid sequence MTGPLFDLAVAVARIAVFFAFCFGLLVVMTWVERKGAAYIQDRRGPNRADIFGIRAWGLFHPLADALKFLFKEDFIPDNAHRLFYQMAPMFSLAPAILGIAVIPFGPDVTVMGRRIALQIADLNVGILYLFAVSGMTVYGVVLAGWASGSKYPLLGGLRSSAQMLSYEVSMGLSLIGIFMVFESVRMSQIVAGQGGLLFGVLPKWGVFVQPLGFILFLVAQYAEANRTPFDLPEGESELVAGYHTEYASFKFSMFMMAEYLHMVVGAAVVATLFFGGWQFPYLGDAGFL